The following are encoded in a window of Haloarcula halophila genomic DNA:
- the priL gene encoding DNA primase regulatory subunit PriL, producing MQPLHARYPFTTAAREAVEAAAVDLGEVVATDEAVVERALERVQSAITNRTVGKPHRQTRVELLSYPVARVLVSLVDQHVCTRKYAAAEAETAYDRFVEEFESTTELKSTRGSQIELRDLLAEFDLGSVVDERGDGYWIEVGAYLEMAADQRGDEWRLVNRTLADGRVAITQAELHVLLKQAIRHRIEDGLPFDVPDAIGQELQAEAEQIREVLSELDLTREIDTVVPELFPPCMKALLDQVQKGEHLEHHSRFAIATFLVGIGMTTDEIVELFQVNPGFGEEATRYQVNHIRGDTSPTEYSTPACSTMQSYGDCVNKDDLCETIAHPMAYYEKKIDDSEEDELTDWRETDADETDEADA from the coding sequence ATGCAACCGCTCCACGCACGGTATCCGTTTACGACCGCCGCCCGGGAGGCCGTCGAAGCCGCGGCGGTCGATCTGGGGGAGGTGGTCGCGACCGACGAGGCGGTCGTCGAGCGCGCACTGGAGCGGGTCCAGTCGGCGATCACGAACCGGACCGTCGGCAAGCCACACCGACAGACGCGGGTCGAACTACTCTCCTATCCGGTCGCGCGGGTGCTCGTCTCGCTCGTCGATCAGCACGTCTGTACCCGGAAATACGCCGCGGCCGAGGCCGAGACGGCCTACGACCGCTTCGTCGAGGAGTTCGAGAGCACGACTGAGCTCAAATCCACCCGGGGATCACAGATCGAACTGCGTGACCTGCTCGCGGAGTTTGACCTCGGGAGCGTCGTCGACGAACGCGGCGACGGCTACTGGATCGAGGTCGGCGCGTATCTGGAGATGGCGGCCGACCAGCGAGGCGACGAGTGGCGCCTGGTCAACCGCACGCTCGCGGACGGACGGGTCGCGATCACGCAGGCCGAACTCCACGTCCTGCTCAAGCAGGCCATCCGTCACCGGATCGAAGACGGGTTGCCCTTCGACGTGCCCGACGCTATCGGCCAGGAACTCCAGGCGGAGGCCGAACAGATCCGAGAGGTGCTCTCGGAACTCGATCTCACCCGGGAGATCGACACCGTCGTCCCGGAACTGTTCCCGCCCTGCATGAAGGCGCTGCTCGATCAGGTCCAGAAGGGGGAACACCTCGAACACCACTCTCGATTCGCGATCGCGACGTTTCTGGTTGGGATCGGGATGACGACCGACGAGATCGTCGAACTGTTCCAGGTCAACCCCGGCTTCGGCGAGGAGGCGACCCGCTACCAGGTCAACCACATCCGCGGCGATACCAGTCCGACGGAGTACTCGACCCCGGCGTGTTCGACGATGCAGTCCTACGGCGACTGTGTGAACAAAGACGACCTCTGTGAGACGATCGCCCATCCGATGGCCTACTACGAGAAGAAGATCGACGACTCCGAGGAAGACGAGTTGACCGACTGGCGCGAGACCGACGCCGACGAAACGGACGAGGCCGACGCCTAG
- a CDS encoding DUF7472 family protein, translated as MDIERETVVQIVISVIALALFVAATVYVSSTYGTNGGLGPQGGVGIVAAIGLFVVFMLGAGLWLERQNF; from the coding sequence ATGGATATCGAGCGGGAGACCGTCGTGCAGATCGTCATCTCGGTTATCGCCCTCGCGCTCTTCGTCGCCGCGACGGTCTACGTCTCCAGCACGTACGGAACCAACGGCGGCCTCGGCCCGCAGGGCGGGGTCGGTATCGTCGCTGCGATCGGACTGTTCGTCGTCTTCATGCTCGGTGCCGGCCTCTGGCTGGAACGGCAGAACTTCTAG
- a CDS encoding SWIM zinc finger family protein has protein sequence MTVLTPPDDTDRTALAPDLRTLADRAARAWTERMAVRELDDGEYAVTAESGHTYVVDVPDRSCSCPDHRIRGERCKHLRRVAIEITARRVPAPGTRRARCDACGTETFVDEDASTPHLCEPCRFDPGDVVRDRETDKRLVVVRVTDDRADERTVEATGRSVAAYRTNDGYPAGDPVVDAVYLPAAVRSESPREYAFPHSRLERVDDAELLA, from the coding sequence ATGACGGTACTCACACCCCCCGACGACACCGATCGGACTGCACTCGCACCGGACCTCCGGACGCTCGCCGACCGGGCGGCCCGCGCCTGGACCGAGCGCATGGCGGTCCGCGAACTGGACGACGGCGAGTACGCCGTCACCGCCGAGAGCGGCCACACGTACGTCGTCGACGTCCCCGACCGATCCTGTTCCTGTCCCGACCACCGCATCCGCGGCGAACGCTGCAAGCACCTGCGCCGGGTCGCTATCGAGATCACTGCCCGCCGCGTTCCGGCGCCCGGGACCCGACGCGCCCGCTGTGACGCCTGTGGCACCGAGACGTTCGTCGACGAGGACGCGTCGACGCCACACCTCTGTGAACCCTGCCGGTTCGACCCGGGCGACGTGGTCCGGGACCGCGAGACGGACAAGCGCTTAGTCGTCGTTCGCGTCACCGACGACCGCGCCGACGAGCGGACCGTCGAGGCGACCGGCCGGTCCGTGGCCGCCTACCGGACCAACGACGGCTATCCGGCCGGGGACCCGGTCGTCGACGCCGTCTACCTCCCGGCGGCCGTCCGGAGCGAGTCACCGCGGGAGTACGCCTTCCCGCACTCGCGGCTGGAGCGCGTCGACGACGCTGAACTGCTGGCCTGA
- the hjc gene encoding Holliday junction resolvase Hjc yields MANSNAKGDRRERELVNELDEAGFAVMRAPASGSATERELPDVLTGDGETFYAIEAKSSAGDPIYLTGEEVEALLFFARNFGAKPRIGVRFDREDWYFFHPGDLHTTDGGNYRVKKETALADGTDFEEFVGHSEKVTLDELGGDGPDQATLDVLSAFERGDLSKEDAAEMLD; encoded by the coding sequence ATGGCAAACTCGAACGCGAAGGGCGACCGCCGCGAGCGCGAACTCGTCAACGAACTCGACGAGGCCGGCTTCGCGGTGATGCGGGCACCGGCGAGCGGTAGCGCCACCGAGCGGGAACTGCCCGACGTGTTGACCGGCGACGGCGAGACCTTCTACGCGATCGAGGCCAAATCCAGCGCCGGCGACCCGATCTACCTCACCGGCGAGGAGGTCGAGGCACTGCTCTTCTTCGCACGGAACTTCGGCGCGAAACCCCGGATCGGCGTCCGCTTCGACCGCGAGGACTGGTACTTCTTCCACCCTGGGGACCTCCACACGACCGACGGCGGGAACTACCGCGTCAAGAAGGAGACGGCGCTGGCCGACGGCACCGACTTCGAGGAGTTCGTCGGCCACTCCGAGAAGGTCACCCTCGACGAACTCGGCGGGGACGGCCCCGACCAGGCGACGCTGGACGTGCTCTCGGCGTTCGAACGGGGCGACCTCTCGAAGGAGGACGCCGCCGAGATGCTGGACTGA
- a CDS encoding DUF7139 domain-containing protein, with product MENLGDAYGGRRWNGRDPRRIGAGIVLGVAGVLALVTAILVVTTSLSAMLGVDDLRAAEKLAGVLGGLGIPALFLSVVAVLPSSRRQQLGVVLGNAGCLVGVGLFVRAYPARWTNGAETLAFETTMAYFLGSCIALWFVLTAMASFRLRNTPGGTVRLELKHEGGTETVQVSPEEYERYARAVRGDGGETEEVIRELQSRAGDDER from the coding sequence ATGGAGAATCTCGGGGATGCGTACGGAGGGCGCCGCTGGAACGGGCGGGACCCGCGGCGGATCGGCGCTGGTATCGTCCTCGGGGTCGCCGGCGTGCTGGCACTCGTGACTGCGATCCTCGTCGTGACGACGTCACTGTCGGCGATGCTGGGGGTCGACGACCTCCGGGCCGCCGAGAAGCTCGCCGGCGTGCTCGGCGGGCTGGGCATTCCGGCGCTGTTCCTCTCGGTCGTCGCCGTCCTCCCCTCGTCGCGCCGCCAGCAACTCGGGGTCGTCCTCGGGAACGCCGGCTGTCTGGTCGGCGTCGGGCTGTTCGTCCGGGCGTACCCGGCACGCTGGACCAACGGGGCCGAGACGCTGGCCTTCGAGACGACGATGGCGTACTTTTTGGGGAGTTGTATCGCGCTGTGGTTCGTCCTCACGGCGATGGCGAGCTTCCGGCTCCGTAACACGCCCGGCGGGACGGTCCGCCTGGAGCTGAAACACGAGGGCGGGACCGAGACGGTCCAGGTCTCCCCCGAGGAGTACGAGCGCTACGCCCGGGCCGTCCGGGGCGACGGCGGCGAGACGGAGGAAGTCATCCGGGAGCTACAGTCCCGGGCCGGCGACGACGAGCGCTGA
- a CDS encoding DNA polymerase sliding clamp → MFNAIVSADTLQAALDSVSVLVDECKIHLEDDGLEIRAVDPANVGMVDLRLDAAAFESYEADGGIIGVNLSRLEDIAGMADAGQLVHLELDEETRKLHIAIDGLEYTLALIDPDSIRQEPDLPELDLSAHIVIEGRDIDRSVTAADMVSDHIALGVDTAEELFYVDAEGDTDDVHLELTQDDLIDLTVGDAHSLFSLDYLKNMNKAIPKDAEVEMELGEEFPVKMHFNFAEGNGRVTYMLAPRIQSE, encoded by the coding sequence ATGTTCAACGCCATCGTGAGCGCAGACACGCTCCAGGCGGCTCTCGATTCGGTGAGCGTGCTGGTGGACGAATGCAAGATCCACCTAGAAGACGACGGGTTGGAAATCCGGGCGGTCGACCCCGCGAACGTCGGGATGGTCGACCTCCGGCTGGACGCGGCGGCCTTCGAGTCCTACGAGGCGGACGGGGGAATCATCGGCGTGAACCTCTCGCGGCTCGAAGACATCGCGGGGATGGCCGACGCCGGCCAGCTCGTCCACCTGGAACTCGACGAGGAGACACGCAAACTCCACATCGCCATCGACGGGCTGGAGTACACCCTCGCGCTCATCGATCCCGACTCCATCCGCCAGGAGCCGGATCTGCCGGAACTGGACCTCTCGGCCCACATCGTCATCGAGGGCCGTGACATCGACCGCTCGGTGACGGCGGCGGACATGGTCAGCGACCACATCGCGCTGGGAGTCGACACGGCCGAGGAACTGTTCTACGTCGACGCCGAGGGCGACACCGACGACGTCCACCTGGAACTCACACAGGACGATCTCATCGACCTGACCGTCGGGGACGCTCACTCGCTGTTCTCGCTCGATTACCTGAAGAACATGAACAAGGCCATCCCCAAGGACGCCGAGGTGGAGATGGAACTGGGCGAGGAGTTCCCCGTCAAGATGCACTTCAACTTCGCAGAGGGCAACGGCCGGGTCACCTACATGCTCGCCCCACGCATCCAGAGCGAGTAG
- the nirK gene encoding copper-containing nitrite reductase, protein MSSIPTATRRRVLQALGVSTAAVAGCAQAPGAETEQTAERTTPQEPAMTQAKSTDVDRIAADPTDIPGPIDRSEPTTHSIEMTTKEQVAEVEPGVTYTYMTFDGQVPGPMIRVRRGDTVELTVTNEESNSMPHNIDLHAVRGTGGGAEASMVTPGQTKTFRFKATYPGAFIYHCAVPNMDMHISSGMFGMILVEPKDGLPEVDHEFYFGQHELYTKGEAGEEGHHDFDIESMKAEDPTYVLMNGEKYAITPDRYGSPSIKTGETARVYFVTGGPNLDSSFHPIGSVWDEVWQQGAIAGPANKFVQTTPVKPGSCAIATLHAEVPGPIKLVDHALSRVARKGMLAIINREGPKNPGVFEPEA, encoded by the coding sequence ATGTCATCCATCCCGACGGCGACGCGACGCCGGGTGCTCCAGGCGCTCGGAGTCAGTACTGCAGCGGTCGCCGGCTGTGCACAGGCACCCGGCGCCGAGACCGAACAGACCGCCGAACGCACCACGCCCCAGGAACCAGCCATGACCCAAGCGAAATCGACCGACGTCGACCGTATCGCCGCCGACCCGACCGACATCCCCGGCCCCATCGACCGGTCGGAGCCGACGACTCACTCGATCGAGATGACGACCAAAGAGCAGGTCGCCGAGGTCGAACCGGGGGTCACGTACACGTACATGACCTTCGACGGGCAGGTGCCGGGGCCGATGATCCGGGTCCGCCGTGGCGACACCGTCGAGTTGACCGTCACCAACGAGGAGAGCAACTCGATGCCCCACAACATCGACCTCCACGCCGTGCGCGGGACCGGCGGCGGCGCGGAGGCGTCGATGGTCACGCCGGGCCAGACCAAGACCTTCCGGTTCAAGGCCACCTACCCCGGCGCGTTCATCTACCACTGTGCGGTCCCGAACATGGACATGCACATCTCCTCGGGGATGTTCGGCATGATCCTGGTCGAGCCAAAGGACGGGCTGCCCGAGGTCGACCACGAGTTCTACTTCGGCCAGCACGAACTGTACACCAAAGGCGAGGCCGGCGAGGAGGGCCACCACGACTTCGACATCGAGTCGATGAAAGCCGAGGACCCGACCTACGTCCTCATGAACGGCGAGAAGTACGCCATCACGCCCGACCGGTACGGCTCCCCGTCGATCAAGACTGGCGAGACCGCGCGGGTGTACTTCGTCACCGGCGGCCCGAACCTCGATTCGAGCTTCCACCCCATCGGCTCGGTGTGGGACGAAGTCTGGCAACAGGGGGCCATCGCCGGCCCGGCCAACAAGTTCGTCCAGACGACGCCGGTCAAGCCCGGTTCCTGTGCCATCGCGACGCTGCACGCGGAGGTCCCGGGACCGATCAAGCTGGTCGACCACGCGCTCTCGCGGGTCGCCCGCAAGGGGATGTTGGCGATCATCAACCGCGAAGGTCCCAAGAACCCAGGGGTGTTCGAACCGGAGGCCTGA
- a CDS encoding S26 family signal peptidase: MSIREGITNAVETVLVLVVLALLVGQLLGQPVLLGFVRTGSMDPALEPDDGFVAVPSPLTGPPEPGDVIVFEAEEIQGGGLTTHRVVGTTEKGYVTKGDANAITDQTAGEPPVRDHQIVAEVLQINGRIVAIPALGSGINAIKNTVQGAQLTLARWSGTELFLGTEGVLTVLAVAAFGYLGFDSVFGTRDERDRDTDRSRSQGLDPRVLVAACALVLAAGLVAPTVVQGGTTEMAIVSSSFDSERADVIPAGESKPRTRQLRNPSYLPNVVYLVPGDGVDVSDRVVRVPPQSQREITVTLHAPADTGSYQRLLTTHRYVAVLPTSLLTELYSKHPLLPTIGTLGSIVVPFYLVGSAIVGRSRLRHRRREGSRPTGGLVSRLR; this comes from the coding sequence ATGTCGATACGGGAGGGGATCACGAACGCGGTCGAGACGGTACTCGTACTCGTCGTCTTAGCCTTGCTTGTCGGACAACTGCTCGGACAGCCCGTCCTGCTCGGGTTCGTTCGGACCGGGAGCATGGACCCGGCGCTGGAACCCGACGACGGGTTCGTCGCGGTCCCCAGCCCGCTTACCGGCCCGCCGGAGCCGGGCGACGTGATCGTCTTCGAGGCCGAAGAGATCCAGGGTGGTGGGTTGACGACACACCGGGTGGTCGGCACCACGGAGAAGGGGTACGTCACCAAGGGGGACGCGAACGCGATTACCGATCAGACGGCCGGGGAGCCCCCGGTTCGCGACCACCAGATCGTCGCGGAAGTGCTCCAGATCAACGGCCGGATCGTCGCGATCCCCGCGCTGGGAAGCGGGATCAACGCTATCAAGAACACGGTCCAAGGTGCTCAGTTGACACTCGCCCGCTGGTCCGGCACCGAACTGTTTCTGGGGACAGAAGGGGTGTTGACGGTACTCGCAGTGGCGGCGTTCGGGTACCTCGGGTTCGACAGCGTGTTCGGGACACGCGACGAGCGGGACCGTGACACCGATCGGAGCCGCTCGCAGGGACTCGATCCCCGGGTGCTCGTCGCCGCCTGTGCGCTCGTCTTGGCGGCCGGGTTGGTGGCCCCGACAGTCGTCCAGGGCGGCACGACTGAAATGGCGATCGTCAGTTCGAGCTTCGACTCCGAACGGGCGGACGTCATCCCCGCCGGGGAGTCCAAGCCCCGGACACGGCAGCTCAGGAACCCGAGTTACCTCCCGAACGTCGTCTATCTCGTCCCCGGCGACGGAGTCGACGTGTCGGATCGGGTCGTCCGGGTTCCGCCACAGAGCCAGCGTGAGATCACCGTGACGCTGCATGCGCCCGCCGATACCGGCAGCTACCAGCGGTTGCTCACCACACACCGGTACGTCGCAGTCCTTCCAACGTCGCTGCTGACGGAACTCTACAGCAAGCACCCGTTGCTTCCGACGATCGGCACGCTGGGCTCGATCGTCGTCCCGTTCTATCTCGTCGGGAGCGCGATAGTCGGCAGGAGTCGCCTTCGTCACCGACGGCGGGAGGGATCGCGACCGACGGGTGGGCTGGTGAGCCGCCTCCGGTAG
- a CDS encoding DUF7344 domain-containing protein — MQEVIQPTGATESNRGTEEIDELFDIMSNSRRRAVFHYLKQGDGTDVEISRLSRELAAWECGIEPEQVSYDDRHSIHTSLRQFHLPKMEDGGIIEFNDQGTSVALTDEADRMDIYVEAVSEDEVRWSTYFVSLSAVLALATGAAILGIRPLTALSAQGLVVLESIAFTVSSLVFWSSQQDDLLGSEGVPPLFSEE; from the coding sequence ATGCAAGAGGTTATTCAGCCAACCGGAGCGACAGAGTCGAACAGAGGGACAGAAGAGATCGACGAACTGTTCGATATCATGAGCAACAGTCGCCGGCGTGCGGTATTTCACTATCTCAAGCAGGGCGACGGGACCGACGTCGAGATCAGCAGACTCTCCAGGGAACTGGCCGCCTGGGAGTGCGGTATCGAGCCCGAACAGGTCTCCTACGACGACCGCCACTCGATCCACACGTCGCTCCGGCAGTTCCATCTCCCGAAGATGGAGGACGGTGGGATCATCGAGTTCAACGACCAGGGAACGAGTGTCGCGCTCACCGACGAGGCCGACCGGATGGACATCTACGTCGAGGCGGTGTCGGAAGACGAGGTCAGGTGGTCGACGTACTTCGTCTCGCTCTCGGCCGTCCTGGCGCTCGCGACGGGGGCGGCGATACTCGGTATCCGGCCGCTGACCGCGCTATCGGCGCAGGGGTTGGTCGTCCTCGAATCGATCGCCTTCACCGTCTCCTCGCTCGTATTCTGGTCCAGCCAGCAAGACGACCTTCTAGGCTCCGAAGGAGTGCCCCCGCTGTTCTCGGAGGAGTGA
- a CDS encoding 23S rRNA (uridine(2552)-2'-O)-methyltransferase, protein MSGKDDYYNRAKQEGYRARSAYKLQQLDETAGLLGEGRTVVDLGAAPGGWLQVAAERVGERGTVVGVDRQRIDPLADPEPTVEYVRGDMTDDSTKAEIREIVGGDGDQGGPVDVVISDMAPNMTGEYDLDHARSVHLVRQAFEVATDLLDAGGDFAAKVFDGQDLDDLKADIEPEFEYVREVRPDASRDSSSELYLVAKHRLTAPVREGDVVEVTIEDIGEEGDGIAKVENFTVFVGGVEKGETLDVRIGDVKPRYAFAQPAE, encoded by the coding sequence ATGTCGGGTAAAGACGACTACTACAACAGAGCCAAACAGGAGGGGTACCGTGCCCGATCGGCCTACAAACTCCAGCAACTCGACGAGACGGCCGGCCTGCTGGGCGAGGGTCGGACCGTCGTCGACCTCGGTGCCGCGCCCGGCGGGTGGCTCCAGGTCGCGGCCGAGCGGGTCGGCGAACGCGGGACCGTCGTCGGCGTCGACCGCCAGCGCATCGACCCACTGGCGGACCCGGAGCCGACGGTCGAGTACGTCCGCGGGGACATGACCGACGACAGCACGAAGGCCGAGATCCGCGAGATCGTCGGCGGCGACGGCGACCAGGGTGGCCCCGTCGACGTGGTCATCTCCGATATGGCGCCGAACATGACCGGCGAGTACGACCTGGACCACGCCCGCTCGGTCCACCTCGTCCGGCAGGCGTTCGAGGTCGCGACCGACCTCTTAGACGCCGGCGGGGATTTCGCCGCGAAGGTGTTCGACGGCCAGGACCTGGACGACCTGAAGGCGGACATCGAACCGGAGTTCGAGTACGTCCGCGAGGTCCGCCCGGACGCATCCCGCGATTCGTCCTCGGAGCTGTATCTGGTGGCGAAACACCGGTTGACGGCGCCAGTCCGCGAGGGCGACGTCGTCGAAGTCACCATCGAGGACATCGGCGAGGAAGGCGACGGCATCGCGAAAGTCGAGAACTTCACGGTCTTCGTCGGCGGCGTCGAGAAAGGCGAGACCCTGGACGTCCGAATCGGTGACGTGAAACCGCGCTACGCGTTCGCCCAGCCAGCCGAGTAG
- a CDS encoding queuosine precursor transporter, translated as MTSDDGSPQRVALIGLFVTALVVAQVTASKLLAFGLPFGVPLTGDTLVLPGAALAYALTFFASDCYAELYGRRAATVLVNVGFVMNFVLLGLVWSTIFAPGLPAAAQPVDPAAFRSVLGASTGIVVASLSAYVVSQNWDVFVFHAIRRRTGPTKLWLRNIGSTATSQLLDTVIFITIGFVVFQGVPPNEALALIVGQYLLKLTIAVVDTPFVYAVVGLVRRREVGSSSVVR; from the coding sequence ATGACGAGTGACGACGGCTCGCCACAGCGGGTCGCGCTGATCGGCCTGTTCGTGACGGCACTGGTCGTCGCGCAGGTCACCGCCTCGAAACTGCTCGCGTTCGGCCTGCCCTTCGGGGTACCCCTGACGGGCGACACGCTGGTGTTACCCGGTGCGGCGCTCGCGTACGCGCTGACGTTCTTCGCGTCGGACTGCTACGCCGAACTGTACGGCCGGCGGGCGGCGACGGTGTTGGTCAACGTCGGGTTCGTCATGAACTTCGTCCTGCTGGGGCTGGTCTGGAGCACGATCTTCGCACCCGGGCTCCCGGCGGCCGCACAGCCGGTCGATCCGGCCGCGTTCCGGTCGGTACTGGGTGCCAGTACGGGCATCGTCGTCGCGAGCCTATCGGCCTACGTCGTCAGTCAGAACTGGGACGTCTTCGTCTTCCACGCGATCCGTCGGCGCACCGGCCCGACGAAACTCTGGCTCCGGAACATCGGGTCGACGGCCACGAGCCAACTGCTCGACACTGTCATCTTCATCACGATCGGGTTCGTGGTCTTCCAAGGCGTCCCGCCCAACGAGGCGCTGGCGCTGATCGTCGGCCAGTACCTGCTGAAACTCACTATCGCGGTGGTCGACACGCCCTTCGTCTACGCCGTCGTCGGCCTCGTCCGGCGCCGGGAGGTCGGCTCGTCGTCGGTCGTCCGGTAG
- a CDS encoding ribbon-helix-helix domain-containing protein produces the protein MPKISVEMPAELLEDLDEHVGDDGKFVNRSDAIRASVRKTLDVLDDIDARHGRLDDDE, from the coding sequence ATGCCCAAGATAAGCGTCGAGATGCCCGCAGAGTTGTTGGAGGATCTAGACGAACACGTCGGCGACGACGGGAAGTTCGTCAACCGGAGCGACGCGATCCGCGCCTCGGTCCGGAAGACACTGGACGTACTGGACGACATCGACGCCCGCCACGGTCGCTTAGACGATGACGAGTGA
- a CDS encoding twin-arginine translocase subunit TatC has protein sequence MASAIDEDTVKTVQSGRATLGAMLSSAQTHLQKVFIVFVVGMIGTIMGLQYGVWDRLRQDLLYSQMDLTTQEATSIVAVTPFDVILLQVKIGAVVGILMSVPLLIYFGRDGLRRRGWWPAEHIPAWKLLTFATVSLALFVGGVAYAYELFFPIMFNFLAGDAFDAGFTPQYSIVKWFQFVFMLAVSFGLAAQLPLMMTILSYTEIVPYETFRDKWRYAVMGIFAFGALFSPPDPFTQIMWAAPLCGLYGVSLALAKVAVLFKRSSELVSTREVALSNWNTILGGSLLSGAAAYYLLSSPAFQYVQAAEAFAAQYSSRLTGNVQPPALFGLSVEGTALLFGALFALVGGVVVLYVHVLRELSAHTAPGQHGDPTAIDVDELNAEAIKVAPPEVFEEMTEQEALAHADTALTKGEEEKAGLVLDRWDMANEADESDGEEAPEADDTEDDDVVTSTTAGVLNAFTEDETTEDDVGGYYYDIRFIFDSIASKAFWILGIFGVVMGAAFLFLYQGGIGRIQRTFVSRLPPEMANDVGIVTLHPVEHLVFIVKFSTVVGAVAVIPVLMYFAWPALRERGFVVGNRNILAVWGGTMFAALIGGSVLGFLYFAPLTISAIAYDQLQANMVIAYRVSKFGWLVFFLTVGIGLLAEIPVTMFLFHKGGIVPFETMYTRWREVVIAIVAVSAIFSPNGIFTMFIVGIPTALAYLFGLGVLWVYTLGGRRTSERRSEPAD, from the coding sequence ATGGCGAGCGCGATCGACGAGGACACCGTCAAGACGGTCCAGAGTGGCCGTGCGACACTGGGTGCGATGCTCAGCAGTGCCCAGACGCACCTCCAGAAGGTGTTTATCGTCTTCGTCGTCGGGATGATCGGGACGATCATGGGACTCCAGTACGGCGTCTGGGACCGACTGCGCCAGGACCTCCTGTACTCCCAGATGGACCTGACCACCCAGGAGGCGACCAGTATCGTCGCCGTCACCCCGTTCGACGTGATCCTCCTGCAGGTCAAGATCGGTGCCGTCGTCGGCATCCTCATGTCGGTCCCGCTGCTCATTTATTTCGGCCGTGACGGACTTCGCCGCCGTGGCTGGTGGCCGGCCGAACACATCCCCGCCTGGAAGCTCCTGACGTTCGCGACGGTCAGCCTGGCGTTGTTCGTCGGCGGCGTCGCCTACGCCTACGAGCTGTTCTTCCCGATCATGTTCAACTTCCTGGCGGGCGACGCCTTCGACGCCGGGTTCACGCCACAGTACTCTATCGTCAAGTGGTTCCAGTTCGTCTTCATGCTGGCCGTCTCGTTCGGCCTGGCCGCACAACTGCCGCTGATGATGACGATCCTCTCGTATACGGAGATCGTCCCCTACGAGACGTTCCGGGACAAGTGGCGCTACGCGGTGATGGGGATCTTCGCCTTCGGCGCGCTGTTCTCGCCGCCGGACCCGTTCACGCAGATCATGTGGGCCGCGCCGCTGTGTGGTCTCTACGGCGTCAGTCTCGCGCTGGCGAAGGTCGCGGTGCTGTTCAAACGCTCCAGCGAACTGGTCAGCACACGGGAGGTCGCACTCTCGAACTGGAACACGATCCTGGGCGGGAGCCTCCTGTCGGGGGCAGCCGCCTACTACCTGCTGTCCTCGCCGGCCTTCCAGTACGTGCAAGCGGCCGAGGCGTTTGCCGCACAGTACTCCAGCCGGTTGACCGGGAACGTCCAGCCGCCGGCGCTGTTTGGCCTCTCCGTCGAGGGGACGGCACTACTGTTCGGCGCACTGTTCGCGCTCGTCGGCGGCGTCGTCGTCCTCTACGTCCACGTCCTGCGGGAGCTATCGGCCCACACGGCACCGGGCCAACACGGCGACCCGACCGCCATCGACGTCGACGAACTCAACGCGGAGGCGATCAAGGTCGCGCCGCCGGAGGTCTTCGAGGAGATGACCGAACAGGAGGCTCTGGCCCACGCCGACACGGCGCTGACCAAGGGCGAGGAGGAGAAGGCCGGGCTCGTCCTCGACCGGTGGGACATGGCAAACGAGGCCGACGAGAGCGACGGCGAAGAAGCCCCAGAGGCCGACGACACCGAGGACGACGACGTCGTCACCTCGACGACTGCAGGGGTCCTCAACGCCTTCACCGAGGACGAGACCACCGAGGACGACGTGGGCGGCTACTACTACGACATCCGTTTCATCTTCGACTCGATCGCCTCCAAGGCGTTCTGGATCCTGGGCATCTTCGGGGTCGTGATGGGCGCGGCCTTCCTGTTCCTCTATCAGGGCGGCATCGGCCGCATCCAGCGGACCTTCGTCAGCCGACTCCCGCCGGAGATGGCCAACGACGTCGGTATCGTCACGTTGCACCCGGTCGAGCACCTGGTGTTCATCGTGAAGTTCTCGACGGTCGTCGGGGCCGTCGCGGTGATCCCCGTCCTCATGTACTTCGCGTGGCCGGCGCTGCGCGAACGGGGCTTCGTCGTCGGGAACCGCAATATCCTGGCTGTCTGGGGTGGGACGATGTTCGCCGCGCTCATCGGCGGGAGCGTGCTCGGGTTCCTCTATTTCGCGCCGCTGACGATCTCGGCGATCGCCTACGACCAGCTCCAGGCCAACATGGTCATCGCCTACCGGGTCAGCAAGTTCGGCTGGCTCGTGTTCTTCCTCACCGTCGGGATCGGGCTGCTGGCGGAGATCCCGGTGACGATGTTCCTGTTCCACAAGGGCGGGATCGTCCCCTTCGAGACGATGTACACCCGCTGGCGGGAGGTCGTCATCGCCATCGTGGCCGTCTCGGCGATCTTCTCGCCCAACGGCATCTTCACGATGTTCATCGTCGGGATCCCGACGGCGCTGGCGTACCTCTTCGGGCTTGGCGTCCTCTGGGTGTACACGCTGGGCGGTCGGCGGACCTCCGAGCGCCGGAGCGAACCGGCCGACTGA